Genomic window (Desertifilum tharense IPPAS B-1220):
AATAATGGGTTGTTGGTGGTGGCGGTTGTGGTTTTAGCGATCGCCCCCCTGTTTCTGGTGCGGGATGCAGAGTTTGGGGGAGCTGACGGCGAAGCAGAAGCAGCAATTCAGGAGATTGACCCTAACTATCAACCCTGGTTTAGCCCTCTGGTGGAACCCGCTAGCGGTGAAATTGAGTCGCTGCTGTTTGCC
Coding sequences:
- a CDS encoding energy-coupling factor ABC transporter substrate-binding protein; its protein translation is MSQKSQGWNNGLLVVAVVVLAIAPLFLVRDAEFGGADGEAEAAIQEIDPNYQPWFSPLVEPASGEIESLLFALQAGLGTGVIGYVIGLYRGKRERQVMQNPSEFKDY